One part of the Scatophagus argus isolate fScaArg1 chromosome 12, fScaArg1.pri, whole genome shotgun sequence genome encodes these proteins:
- the LOC124067957 gene encoding leucine-rich repeat extensin-like protein 3, whose protein sequence is MVPVSHVNIDSEKANNFLTHSRPKRNVDARWYRGNPDFQAYYRYYSSIGHTEGLYEIDKLRMLYQQMRYLEHTYGPNASYFQSKLGVPMIMCDPATDKKCKVALPPPPPPPMKGAPKPTQPPATPPPLPPAPAISQADILYLCNKKDPLCRPHIVYMPSGAVPVLCDPRYHPHCTPQKAVPEPAAVPQPPPPPPKKSAPPPPVLVKKSPPAPIRIFKGMEYDCDPYWDPDCLIDHPPRPVKGKIVVPPPPPPPPVEEVEKKEPVEEPAPPAPIEKKVPLYPYPYYYQMPYDPRDDLYDPVRFQYPQPAASADEPAEDSQ, encoded by the exons ATGGTCCCCGTCAGTCATGTTAACATCGACTCCGAGAAAGCAAACAACTTTCTGACTCACTCCAGACCGAAGCGTAATGTGGACGCCAGGTGGTACAGAGGAAACCCAGACTTCCAGGCTTACTACCGCTACTACAGCAGCATCGGACACACTGAGGGG CTCTATGAGATCGACAAGCTGCGGATGCTCTACCAGCAGATGAGGTACCTGGAGCACACTTATGGCCCCAACGCCTCCTACTTCCAAAGCAAACTGGGAGTGCCAATGATCATGTGCGACCCAGCTACAGACAAGAAGTGCAAAGTcgcccttcctcctcctcctccacctccgaTGAAAGGGGCCCCAAAGCCCACACAGCCCCCGgcgactcctcctcctcttcctccggCTCCAGCCATCTCCCAGGCTGACATTCTCTACCTGTGCAACAAGAAGGATCCCCTGTGCAGGCCCCACATCGTCTACATGCCCAGCGGCGCCGTGCCTGTGCTCTGTGACCCCCGCTACCACCCCCACTGCACCCCCCAGAAAGCCGTTCCAGAACCAGCCGCAGTGCCCCAGccacctccccctccaccaAAAAAGTCTGCCCCGCCTCCACCAGTCCTCGTCAAGAAGTCTCCCCCGGCCCCCATCCGCATCTTTAAGGGCATGGAGTACGACTGTGACCCCTACTGGGACCCCGACTGTCTGATTGACCACCCTCCCAGGCCCGTGAAGGGGAAGATTGTGGTCCCTCCACCACCGCCTCCCCCGCCTGTGGAGGAGGTAGAGAAAAAGGAGCCAGTGGAGGAGCCAGCTCCCCCGGCCCCCATTGAGAAGAAAGTACCCCTCTACCCTTACCCTTACTACTACCAAATGCCCTACGACCCCAGGGATGACCTGTACGACCCGGTCCGCTTCCAGTACCCACAgcctgctgcttctgctgatGAGCCCGCAGAGGACAGTCAGTAA
- the mcm7 gene encoding DNA replication licensing factor MCM7, whose protein sequence is MARKDYAAEKDKCKRFLQEFYSEDENGKKVFKYGAQLVALAHREQVSLYVDLDDVAEEDPELVESICENAKRYTGLFADAVHELLPEYKERDVVAKDSLDVYIEHRLMMEQRGRDPADTRDSRNQYPPELMRRFELYFKSPSTTKPKVVRDVRADSIGNLVTVRGIVTRATEVKPMMAVATYTCDQCGAETYQPIQSPSFMPLVMCPSQECVTNKSGGRLYLQTRGSKFVKFQELRIQEHSDQVPVGNIPRSMSVYARGENTRLAQPGDHVAITGVFLPLLRTGFKQAVQGLLSETYMEAHSITLMNKTEDDELGSEELTDEELRSITDEGFYEKLAGSIAPEIYGHEDVKKALLLLLVGGVEQAPKGMKIRGNINICLMGDPGVAKSQLLSYIDRLAPRSQYTTGRGSSGVGLTAAVMRDPLTGEMTLEGGALVLADQGICCIDEFDKMADADRTAIHEVMEQQTISIAKAGIMTSLNARCSILAAANPAYGRYNPRKSIEQNIQLPAALLSRFDLLWLIQDKPDADSDLRLAQHITYVHQHCRQPPTHFTPIDMKLMRRYIALCKKRQPVVPESLADYITAAYVEMRKEARVSKDTTFTSARTLLSILRLSTALARLRMMDSVEKEDVNEAMRLMEMSKDSLQADKSGTTRTQRPADVIFSLVRELSTEGVGGRGGAGGVVRMAEAEQRCVSRGFTPAQFQEALEEYEELNVWQINQARTRITFV, encoded by the exons ATGGCTCGTAAGGATTATGCAGCAGAGAAAG acaAATGCAAAAGGTTCCTGCAGGAGTTTTACTCAGAGGATGAAAATGGGAAGAAGGTGTTCAAATATGGAGCTCAACTT gtggcACTGGCCCACAGGGAGCAGGTGTCTCTCTATGTTGATCTGGACGACGTGGCTGAAGAAGACCCCGAGCTTGTTGAGAGCATCTGTGAGAATGCAAAGCGCTACACGGGTCTGTTCGCCGACGCTGTCCACGAGCTGCTGCCCGAGTACAAAGAAAGAGAT GTTGTGGCCAAGGATTCTTTGGACGTGTACATTGAACACAGGCTGATGATGGAACAAAGGGGTCGCGACCCTGCAGACACCAGAGACTCTCGTAACCAATACCCACCTGAACTCATGAGGCGATT CGAGTTGTACTTCAAGTCTCCCAGCACCACTAAACCCAAAGTGGTCCGTGATGTACGTGCGGACAGCATCGGCAATCTGGTGACAGTTCGGGGAATAGTGACCCGTGCCACTGAGGTCAAACCAATGATGGCTGTCGCTACATACACGTGTGACCAGTGTGGTGCTGAGACATATCAGCCA ATCCAGTCTCCCTCCTTCATGCCCCTCGTCATGTGTCCCAGTCAAGAGTGTGTCACAAACAAATCTGGAGGTCGCCTCTACCTCCAGACTAGAGGCTCTAAATTTGTCAAGTTCCAGGAGCTGCGTATTCAGGAACAT AGTGACCAGGTGCCTGTCGGAAATATTCCAAGGAGCATGTCTGTGTACGCCCGCGGAGAAAACACACGTCTCGCTCAGCCAGGAGACCACGTGGCCATCACGGGagtcttcctccctcttctgcGTACAGGCTTCAAACAGGCTGTTCAG GGTCTTCTGTCAGAAACATACATGGAGGCCCACAGCATCACACTCATGAACAAGACAGAGGATGATGAGCTGGGCAGTGAGGAGCTGACTGATGAGGAGCTGCGTAGCATCACAG ATGAAGGATTTTATGAGAAGCTAGCTGGATCAATAGCCCCAGAGATCTATGGACATGAAGATGTAAAGAAGGCTTTGCTCCTGCTGCTGGTTGGAGGTGTGGAACAGGCACCCAAAGGCATGAAAATCAGAG GCAATATAAACATCTGTCTGATGGGAGACCCGGGAGTTGCCAAGTCCCAGCTGCTGTCCTACATTGACCGCCTGGCTCCTCGAA GCCAGTACACGACAGGACGCGGTTCGTCCGGTGTCGGTCTGACTGCGGCAGTGATGCGTGACCCTCTGACTGGGGAAATGACCCTGGAAGGCGGAGCCCTGGTGCTAGCCGATCAGGGCATCTGCTGCATTGATGAGTTTGACAAAATGGCAGACGCTGACCGCACAGCCATCCACGAGGTGATGGAACAGCAGACCATCTCCATAGCTAAG GCGGGCATCATGACCTCCCTCAATGCACGTTGCTCTATTCTGGCAGCAGCCAACCCCGCCTACGGCCGCTACAATCCCCGGAAGAGCATCGAGCAAAACATTCAGCtgccagctgctctgctctcccgTTTCGACCTGCTCTGGCTGATCCAGGACAAGCCCGACGCCGACAGCGACCTGCGTCTGGCCCAGCACATCACCTACGTCCACCAGCACTGCCGCCAGCCGCCCACACACTTCACCCCCATCGACATGAAGCTGATGAG GCGTTACATCGCTCTGTGTAAGAAGCGGCAGCCTGTGGTGCCCGAGTCACTGGCTGACTACATCACTGCTGCTTATGTGGAGATGAGGAAAGAGGCCCGAGTGAGCAAAGACACCACCTTCACCTCAGCCCGTACCCTCCTGTCCATCCTTCGTCTGTCCACTGCCCTG GCTCGTCTGCGCATGATGGATTCTGTGGAGAAGGAAGACGTCAACGAGGCAATGAGACTGATGGAGATGTCGAAGGATTCGCTACAAGCCGACAAGTCTGGCACCACGAG GACTCAGCGCCCGGCCGATGTCATCTTCTCCCTGGTGCGCGAGCTCTCCACGGAAGGCGTGGGTGGTCGCGGTGGAGCCGGCGGGGTGGTTCGCATGGCTGAAGCAGAGCAGCGCTGCGTCTCGCGTGGCTTCACCCCCGCCCAGTTCCAGGAGGCCTTGGAGGAGTACGAGGAGCTGAACGTGTGGCAGATCAACCAGGCCCGCACCCGCATCACCTTTGTCTGA
- the LOC124067958 gene encoding F-box/LRR-repeat protein 12-like gives MDEFKGCNLDYFPENILIDVLSYLSVRELVRAGRVCKRWKRLVKDQRLWRLVDLTAWKGVTSRILWLLLRQYLGCGLRCLRLRGLLLSARGGTFLSESWLKALSTKCPRLSKLCLLHADLRGLPSCQVLPASLQVLELRGCELPREFFNQTPPLPAPSQDRAEATSSVGAQQQRRNQKGKRLGSPSGIGIERLVLNNVPSFTDQHLQSLTSWERLSRLELRDTFRVTANGLRSCAAKEGIRGVEGLSRLKFLEIGITGRQGYQLQMASLGLGAGWMGLQELSLGGKEVGPGLLCASRLKDLKCLCLWACTLSEMQIVRSCRMLRGLRQLEFLDVIFQPRQCPPEAEAEGEGAGAEEQHNEEAEGGDNSNNENRTQDMNSPIPSLRRSLAVLLPACTLVFTNCSVQINVD, from the exons ATGGACGAATTCAAAGGCTGTAATCTGGACTACTtccctgaaaacattttaattgatGTGTTGTCGTACTTGAGCGTACGGGAGCTCGTCAGAGCCGGAAG AGTGTGTAAGAGATGGAAACGTCTTGTTAAAGACCAAAGACTGTGGAGACTTGTCGATCTGACTGCATGGAAAGGG GTGACATCCCGCATACTTTGGCTATTGCTCCGTCAGTACCTGGGTTGTGGACTAAGGTGCTTACGGTTGCGTGGTTTGCTGCTTTCTGCCCGTGGGGGCACCTTCCTCTCAGAGTCTTGGCTCAAAGCTTTGTCCACAAAGTGCCCTCGTCTGAGTAAGCTCTGTCTTCTGCATGCAGACCTGAGAGGCCTGCCCAGTTGCCAGGTCCTGCCTGCATCTTTGCAGGTGCTGGAGCTGCGTGGCTGTGAGCTGCCTCGTGAATTTTTCAACCAGACTCCTCCTTTACCTGCTCCTTCCCAAGATAGAGCAGAAGCCACATCCAGTGTAGGTGCTCAACAGCAAAGAAGGAATCAGAAAGGAAAGCGGCTTGGATCACCATCAGGGATTGGTATTGAAAGGTTAGTCCTCAACAATGTGCCCTCTTTCACGGACCAGCATCTGCAGAGTCTGACATCATGGGAGAGACTCAGTCGTTTGGAGTTGCGTGACACCTTTCGTGTGACGGCCAACGGGCTCAGGAGCTGTGCTGCCAAAGAGGGCATCCGTGGTGTGGAAGGGCTTTCCAGGCTCAAGTTTCTGGAAATAGGCATCACTGGACGGCAAGGTTACCAGCTGCAAATGGCCTCCCTTGGCCTGGGGGCAGGATGGATGGGACTGCAGGAGCTGAGTCTGGGCGGTAAGGAAGTTGGCCCAGGTCTGCTCTGTGCCAGCCGTCTGAAGGACCTGAAGTGCCTGTGTTTGTGGGCCTGCACGCTCAGCGAGATGCAGATAGTGCGCAGCTGCAGGATGCTCCGTGGGCTCCGCCAGCTGGAGTTCTTGGATGTGATCTTCCAGCCTCGACAGTGTCCACCAGAGGCAGAAGCAGAGGGGGAGGGTGCTGGTGCAGAAGAGCAGCACAACGAGGAAGCTGAAGGTGGAGATAATAGCAATAATGAGAACAGGACGCAAGACATGAACAGTCCCATTCCAAGTTTGCGTCGTTCCCTGGCTGTCCTCCTGCCAGCCTGCACACTAGTTTTCACCAACTGCTCTGTACAGATCAATGTAGACTAA
- the LOC124068630 gene encoding LOW QUALITY PROTEIN: cohesin subunit SA-2 (The sequence of the model RefSeq protein was modified relative to this genomic sequence to represent the inferred CDS: inserted 2 bases in 1 codon), which produces MTLSKQLANDVELEDFVDSGSDXEVTMKPTKRGKQTSPGSQPPKKPRLTAALTVTSSFNSSAIPAPPDPSQQQHSRGTHRQASPRPVSTLNKGNQGISAQDIYDAVCSGKSAMVTVVDEWLESYRRSQKVGLLVLINFVVRSCGCKGVVSREMFDSMLNAEIIASLTKDFNEVSVTYPMCTPGPQLKRFKAGLCEFVRVLVRSCQNSIIYDEYLFPSLLALLTGLSDSQVRAFRHTSTLLAMKLMTGLVEVALKVSGQLQTAQRQYNMENSKRAHDRTPDRVVKLQATISELQENREQLTSMMNSTFRGVFVHRFRDRLPEIRATCIEELGMWLKMDPEDFLSDGHLKYLGWTLYDKQSPVRMKCVRALQDLYKEKEFIGGLQLFTSRFKERMLSMVQDKDPDVGLEVVSLLQLIQQRTEEGLTEEECGYIYPLVYASHKGLASAAGSFLYNKLKDLITSDYQENNKSVNTTFLQILISFYIQSEFHEHGAYLVDSLWGVAGSELRDWETMTALLLNDSGLMYEEEGALIELMMCSMKQAAMATPPVGRAQGKKILSMKDKKVQKQDKRRITTHFIPLLPQLLIKYSADADKVSCLLKAPLYFDLDIYTSVPRLEKHLDLLLYQTCGIVKKHTALAVLEACAHLANTLSSDRYTFSSHAHLAFSQLMDGLMECFSTNSRDLLQGTADDIAVYSAATALKRIAALSSAKNSTSLKLFDSCLELLKSRLESRELNEELMVSALKCAAFHLMWAKVNVVNSTPDKAELKRLKKNMHSFCRACQNCLSSDQTEIRDHAFELLCDLLLLYSESSVRSKSALQTLFHLPSDSLRSDMAAFLVDYVFSEDNEVNDEGDELKITAFHRKRNQLAGYCKLVIYGVLDLSAATEVFKQYSKYFKDFGDIIKETLSKSKLISPVQSAKTVCLSLQQLFSEMLSEDDSRQDLSEIRNLAKRLAMSFGVGLHRVREPLVALHMDGIRFAFRDSQEGEEQYPNVAFLDILSEFSFKLLKQDRAQLAAFLKSECPSAALSWPSVRMYQRSLHIGSSTKPRQQEERGYAISSRDTPAPKRKRATAKGSVSSTVGGSWLDSSSIYSSLHTPALTSTMQRQPASRKPRESDFGSNLTELESEDEFSSELQMRRVKPSKRCRCISSETSPAMDEHNLSSHFTLLSLFADGREEREEPETEDYESDSFSHQSATCHTVASVLDELFE; this is translated from the exons ATGACGCTATCCAAGCAGCTAGCTAATGACGTG GAGCTGGAAGATTTTGTAGATTCTGGCAGCGA TGAGGTCACGATGAAGCCCACCAAGCGGGGAAAACAGACATCGCCTGGTTCTCAG CCACCCAAGAAACCCAGGCTTACAGCTGCGTTGACTGTGACATCCAGCTTCAACAGTAGCGCCATTCCTGCTCCTCCAGACCCatcccagcagcagcactccCGAGGGACACACAGGCAGGCTTCTCCCAGACCTGTGTCGACACTGAACAAGGGGAACCAAGGCATCAGTGCACAGGATATCTATGATGCTGTCTGCTCTGGAAAGAGTGCCATGGTG ACGGTGGTGGATGAGTGGCTGGAGAGCTACAGGAGAAGCCAAAAGGTGGGGCTACTGGTTCTCATCAACTTCGTTGTTCGGTCCTGCGGAtgcaaag GTGTGGTTAGCAGAGAAATGTTTGACAGCATGCTGAACGCTGAGATAATCGCCTCATTAACCAAAGACTTTAATGAG GTTTCAGTGACCTACCCTATGTGCACCCCAGGCCCGCAGCTGAAGCGTTTCAAAGCCGGCCTGTGCGAGTTTGTTCGGGTTCTGGTGCGCTCTTGTCAAAATAGCATCATTTATGATGAGTAcctcttcccctctctgctgGCCCTGCTCACCGGCCTGTCTGACTCACAAGTCAGGGCCTTTAGACACACCAGTACCCTGCTTG CCATGAAGTTGATGACTGGGCTGGTGGAAGTAGCTCTGAAGGTGTCTGGTCAGCTGCAGACCGCCCAGCGGCAATACAACATGGAGAACAGCAAGAGGGCGCATGACAGAACCCCTGACAGAGTGGTGAAGCTGCAGGCCACCATCAGCGAG CTACAGGAGAACAGGGAGCAATTGACCTCCATGATGAACTCCACATTccgtggtgtgtttgtgcaccgTTTCCGAGACCGGCTGCCCGAGATCCGGGCAACTTGTATTGAAGAGTTGGGCATGTGGCTGAAAATGGACCCTGAAGACTTTCTCAGTGATGGACATCTTAAATACCTGGGGTGGACCCTGTATGACAAG cAAAGTCCAGTGCGTATGAAGTGTGTTCGAGCCCTGCAGGATCTGTACAAGGAGAAGGAATTCATTGGCGGCCTGCAGCTTTTCACCAGCAGATTTAAA GAGAGGATGCTCAGCATGGTGCAGGACAAGGACCCAGACGTGGGACTGGAAGTAGTCAGTCTGTTACAGCTGATCCAACA gaggacagaggaaggcctgacagaagaggagtgcgGCTACATCTATCCCCTGGTTTACGCTTCACACAAAGGCCTGGCATCTGCAGCTGGCAGCTTCCTCTACAACAA gctgaaAGATTTGATCACCAGTGACTACCAGGAGAATAATAAAAGTGTCAACACAACCTTCCTTCAAATCCTCATCTCATTCTACATCCAGAGCGAG TTTCATGAGCATGGAGCGTACCTGGTGGACAGTCTGTGGGGTGTGGCAGGATCGGAGCTGAGAGACTGGGAGACCATGACAGCATTACTGCTAAATGATTCTG GTCTGATGTATGAGGAAGAGGGGGCTCTCATAGAGCTGATGATGTGCTCCATGAAACAGGCAGCCATGGCGACCCCACCTGTTGGGAGAGCTCAGGGCAAAAAG ATCTTGAGCATGAAGGATAAGAAGGTCCAGAAACAAGACAAGAGACGAATCACCACACACTTCATTCCTCTGCTGCCGCAGCTGCTGATCAAG TACTCGGCAGATGCAGATAAAGTCAGCTGCCTTCTGAAAGCTCCCCTCTACTTTGACCTGGACATTTACACCAGCGTTCCGCGCCTGGAGAAG CATCTGGATCTGCTGCTGTATCAGACGTGTGGTATTGTGAAGAAGCACACAGCGCTCGCAGTGTTGGAGGCTTGCGCCCACCTGGCCAACACCCTCAGCTCTGACCGCTACACCTTCTCATCCCATGCACACCTGGCATTCAGCCAGCTGATGGACGGCCTGATGGAGTGCTTCAGCACAAACTCAAGGGACCTGCTGCAG GGTACTGCAGATGACATTGCTGTATACAGTGCAGCAACTGCCTTGAAAAGGATTGCAGCCTTGAGCAG tGCAAAGAACTCGACAAGCTTGAAACTGTTTGACTCCTGCCTTGAGCTTCTGAAGAGCAGGTTGGAGTCCCGAGAGCTCAACGAGGAG CTCATGGTGTCGGCTCTGAAGTGTGCCGCCTTTCACCTGATGTGGGCTAAAGTGAATGTAGTCAACTCGACGCCAGATAAG GCTGAACTGAAGCGTCTGAAGAAGAACATGCATTCGTTCTGTAGAGCTTGTCAGAACTGTCTGTCTTCAGACCAGACTGAGATCAGAGATCAT GCGTTTGAGCTGCTCTGTGACCTGCTGCTCTTGTACAGTGAGAGCTCAGTCCGCTCTAAATCAGCCCTCCAAACACTGTTTCACCTGCCGTCTGATTCCCTGCGCTCTGACATGGCCGCTTTCCTTGTGGACTATGTCTTCTCCGAAGATAATGAGGTCAATG atgagggtgatgagctgAAGATAACTGCTTTCCATCGGAAGCGCAACCAGCTGGCTGGCTACTGTAAGCTGGTCATCTACGGGGTGCTGGACCTCTCTGCTGCCACCGAAGTCTTCAAGCAATACAGCAAG TACTTTAAAGACTTTGGTGACATCATTAAAGAGACTTTAAGCAAGAGCAAGCTCATCAGTCCAGTGCAGAGCGCCaagactgtctgtctgagtctgcAGCAG ctgttctCAGAGATGCTTTCGGAGGATGACAGCAGACAGGATCTCAGTGAAATTAGGAACTTGGCCAAGAGGCTTGCCATGAGCTTTGGTGTAGGTCTTCATCGTGTTCGTGAACCTCTGGTGGCCCTGCACAT GGACGGTATACGTTTTGCATTTCGGGACTCAcaggagggagaagagcagtACCCGAACGTGGCCTTCCTGGACATTCTCAGCGAGTTCAGTTTCAAGCTGTTGAAACAGGACCGCGCACAACT GGCTGCATTTCTGAAGTCAGAGTGTCCCAGTGCTGCCCTCTCCTGGCCATCAGTCAGAATGTATCAGCGTTCCTTGCATATCGGCTCTTCTACTAAACCCcgacagcaggaggagagaggttATGCCATCTCTTCACGTGATACCCCTGCACCTAAACGCAAGAGGGCCACTGCCAAAG GTTCAGTGTCCAGCACAGTCGGAGGATCCTGGTTGGACAGCAGCAGTATCTACAGCAGCTTGCACACACCAGCCCTCACCTCCACCATGCAGAGACAGCCAGCCTCCAGGAAACCCAGAGAATCTGATTTTGGCAGCAACTTAACTGAGCTGGAGTCTGAGGACGAGTTTTCCTCAGA ATTGCAGATGCGAAGGGTGAAGCCCAGCAAACGCTGCCGGTGCATCTCCAGCGAGACCAGCCCCGCTATGGATGAGCACAATCTGAGCTCCCACTTCACCTT ACTGTCTCTGTTTGCGGACGGCAGAGAAGAACGAGAGGAACCTGAGACTGAGGATTATGAAAGTGACTCTTTTTCACATCAG TCCGCCACATGTCACACCGTAGCCAGTGTTCTCGATGAGCTCTTTGAGTGA
- the cops6 gene encoding COP9 signalosome complex subunit 6 codes for MATSNGLGMEVDGAASPSVMASGVTGSVSVALHPLVILNISDHWIRIRSQEGRPMQVIGALIGKQEGRNIEVMNSFELLSHTIDDRVHIDKEYYYTKEEQFKQVFKDMEFLGWYTTGGSPDQSDIHIHKQVCEIIESPLFLKLNPMTKHTDLPVSVYESVIDIINGEATMLFAELTYTLATEEAERIGVDHVARMTATGTGENSTVAEHLIAQHSAIKMLHSRVKIILEYVKAVEAGEVPFNHEILREANALCHRLPVLSTTKFKTDFYDQCNDVGLMAYLGTITKTCNSMNQFINKFNVLYDRQGIGRRMRGLFF; via the exons ATGGCGACCAGCAATGGTTTAGGGATGGAAGTTGATGGGGCAG ccagcCCCAGTGTTATGGCCTCAGGGGTCACCGGGAGCGTCTCAGTGGCCTTACACCCACTGGTTATCCTCAACATATCCGACCACTGGATACGCATCCGCTCACAAGAGGGGCGACCAATGCAGG TGATTGGAGCCCTGATCGGGAAGCAGGAGGGGAGAAACATCGAGGTGATGAACTCCTTTGAGCTGCTGTCTCACACCATTGATGACCGAGTGCACATTGACAAGGAGTATTACTACACCAAGGAGGAACAAT tcAAGCAGGTCTTCAAAGACATGGAGTTCTTGGGCTGGTACACCACAGGTGGCTCCCCTGACCAGTCAGATATCCACATTCACAAGCAG GTGTGTGAGATTATTGAGAGCCCCCTCTTCCTCAAGCTCAACCCAATGACCAAACACACCGAT CTTCCTGTTAGTGTTTATGAATCTGTGATTGACATCATCAACGGCGAG GCTACCATGTTGTTCGCTGAGCTGACGTACACTCTGGccacagaggaagcagagagaatcGGCGTCGACCACGTCGCCCGAATGACGGCCACTGGCACCGGAGAAAACTCAACAG TTGCTGAACACCTTATAGCCCAGCACAGCGCGATTAAGATGCTCCACAGTCGGGTGAAGATCATTCTAGAGTACGTCAAAGCTGTAGAAGCAG GAGAGGTGCCGTTTAACCACGAGATCCTTCGAGAAGCGAACGCCTTGTGCCACAGACTGCCGGTTCTCAGCACCACGAAATTCAAGACCGACTTCTACGAT CAATGTAATGACGTGGGCCTCATGGCCTACTTAGGCACCATCACCAAGACCTGCAACAGTATGAACCAGTTCATCAACAAGTTCAACGTCCTGTACGACAGACAGGGCATCGGCCGGAGGATGAGAGGACTCTTCTTTTGA